One Dreissena polymorpha isolate Duluth1 chromosome 9, UMN_Dpol_1.0, whole genome shotgun sequence genomic window carries:
- the LOC127845385 gene encoding uncharacterized protein LOC127845385, producing MRLVYGKIMAALVCIVVSAKDTNGNSIFSPVAMCHRITDDFSDLFIAAASSSGLEMSPECVNSVNICSKVGSSDRIKISNINMQLNVAVELDKKMVEYTINSARLPSTSSNSNAFTVLMNKSKVYIMPKKYEVNTSSKVKKLSGPQQLYCDLIDWAQSTGCGWPSNIVEDSGKQALKSLSNALWYVDHCHARLKDASCHVPTELNKFQNYNSYKLLRHRPPIVKAARLGELVGDLYSALSLPSLSDKRNTVLAKIMGELAESLKQYKDRLENDNQKHQNISHKRETANCGDSNSVCIDPVTPSNVKEEYSHLNQTVVKTSDYTYVHLDKFCPDNRIERRKFIKNLRLSKPIMLYRVAYGGSIGTLNFIWSVPVGQTEDKTSRNMKVISQISEDLPTFSSRAMRQEFIDKFISYVKCPKSVVRHMYFSLTGHEESANSSSEKEINERVSKIIGADDSQLLIDLRATNGSDTYYDAFFEEMGKFFEEQVLQVSERRKCDEMYLPLAISIETLKNDICKRVPDGTPIPSNETIRLQFCPSNPFHKTALRYTGQFNVKFRVQTRQARVSHPDSHYAAKYFQYMKEFCVMFRDSAMFLCMDDKAIVPVGEPGIPISTGVRGHNKVLTPSEGPVLVATDHDFHLCGLVPSVVLVTEIPRDSKDSFFSGDMHVTTKEKVFSPSSPFRHAAEVIELVRLNDAYSSDGLNLRTPIMCLYTDGGPDHRVTYETVKLSLTLIFMHLDLDMLIALRTAPSHSWTNPAERCMSILNLALQHVALNRNEMEEKYEQMVKNLSSLTAVRNQARLKDGLKEAFKKSMEPVVDLVNKRFSQMSLKGNPVKTLKGVSDEEITSILDITGVGFGADSPVATADTKSAELKKSKHLQDFFERHAESSHYCFQLKKCSSDECGYCSVNPVRDQDVFDRLRFLPEPKPDKNGEHYLPFSELFGKALTRDKYRPSTRPCGTYDEELQNHDKENREILRNEKLRDAVLCGECSRPRCVFSPNKLDRQQEEFLRNIKACHSYICGDQLEDAPDLYVRRCVTCSSEVETAYFSAKCRHYLPPVCIHCGSPDCLLDDNDAYIADLYTKYSIVRPICVSCRHSGKEAKTWGAKKFLKKQKVK from the exons ATgagattggtttatggtaaaataaTGGCGGCGCTCGTCTGCATAGTCGTGTCGGCGAAAGACACCAATGGTAATTCAATTTTTTCTCCTGTGGCAATGTGTCACCGGATTACGGACGATTTTAGCGATTTATTCATCGCAGCCGCATCATCATCAGGCCTCGAAATGTCGCCCGAATGCGTGAATTCTGTAAATATCTGCAGTAAAGTTGGTAGTAGCGATAGAATAAAAATTTCGAACATCAACATGCAACTAAATGTCGCAGTAGAACTTGACAAAAAAATGGTCGAATATACAATTAATTCTGCACGACTTCCATCAACAAGTTCAAACTCCAATGCATTCACAGTTTTAATGAACAAGTCCAAGGTATACATTATGCCCAAAAAATATGAAGTAAACACAAGCTCAAAAGTAAAGAAACTTTCTGGTCCACAACAACTGTACTGCGACTTGATTGATTGGGCCCAAAGTACTGGGTGTGGATGGCCATCTAATATTGTCGAGGACAGTGGAAAACAAGCCCTAAAATCTCTCAGCAATGCCTTGTGGTACGTAGATCACTGCCATGCAAGACTGAAAGATGCCAGTTGTCATGTTCCAACTGaattaaacaaatttcaaaattacaaCAGCTACAAATTACTTAGGCACAGACCACCTATTGTAAAGGCAGCCAGACTTGGCGAATTGGTTGGTGATCTATACTCCGCCCTTAGTTTGCCATCATTGAGTGATAAACGAAACACAGTGTTAGCAAAAATCATGGGTGAATTAGCAGAATctctaaaacaatacaaagacaGACTTGAAAATGATAACCAAAAACACCAAAACATAAGTCATAAAAGAGAAACAGCTAACTGCGGTGACTCGAACTCGGTTTGCATAGATCCTGTAACACCGTCCAATGTTAAAGAAGAATATAGTCATTTAAACCAGACAGTAGTGAAAACATCAGATTATACCTATGTGCACCTTGACAAGTTTTGTCCCGATAATCGTATTGAACGTCGCAAATTCATCAAAAACCTTCGTTTGTCCAAACCGATTATGTTGTATAGGGTTGCTTATGGAGGAAGCATAGGAACATTAAATTTCATTTGGAGTGTTCCAGTAGGTCAAACAGAAGACAAAACATCCCGCAACATGAAAGTTATCTCTCAAATTTCAGAAGATCTTCCGACGTTCTCAAGCAGGGCTATGAGACAAGAATTTATTGACAAGTTTATAAGTTATGTGAAATGCCCAAAGTCAGTCGTTAGACACATGTATTTTAGCCTAACAGGGCATGAAGAAAGTGCCAATTCTTCCAGTGAAAAAGAAATTAATGAAAGGGTGTCGAAGATCATAGGCGCAGATGACTCTCAGTTATTGATTGATTTACGAGCAACTAATGGCTCTGATACATATTATGATGCCTTTTTTGAAGAAATGGGAAAGTTCTTTGAAGAACAGGTTTTACAGGTCAGTGAAAGACGAAAATGTGATGAAATGTATTTGCCATTGGCAATTTCAATAGAGACTTTAAAGAATGACATTTGTAAAAGAGTGCCTGATGGAACACCCATTCCTAGCAATGAAACGATCCGACTGCAGTTTTGTCCCAGTAATCCATTTCATAAGACTGCTTTAAGGTACACTGGTCAGTTCAATGTTAAATTCCGTGTGCAGACACGCCAGGCAAGAGTTTCACATCCTGATTCACACTATGCTGCAAAATACTTTCAGTATATGAAAGAATTTTGTGTGATGTTTAGAGACAGTGCTATGTTCTTATGCATGGACGACAAGGCAATAGTTCCAGTGGGAGAACCAGGAATCCCTATATCAACTGGAGTAAGAGGGCATAACAAGGTTCTAACACCTTCAGAGGGACCTGTATTAGTTGCAACTGACCATGATTTTCATCTTTGCGGTCTTGTTCCTTCAGTTGTTCTTGTCACAGAAATTCCTAGGGACTCGAAAGACAGCTTCTTTTCAGGGGACATGCATGTGACAACAAAAGAAAAGGTATTCAGCCCATCTAGCCCATTTAGACATGCTGCTGAAGTTATTGAACTCGTAAGATTAAATGATGCCTACTCTTCAGATGGATTAAATTTGAGAACCCCAATCATGTGCCTTTATACTGATGGAGGACCGGATCATAGAGTCACTTATGAAACGGTTAAGTTGTCGCTCACTCTTATCTTCATGCATTTAGATTTGGACATGCTAATTGCACTCCGAACGGCACCATCACATAGTTGGACCAACCCAGCTGAACGTTGCATGTCCATTTTAAATTTGGCCTTGCAGCATGTTGCGCTAAACAGAAATGAAATGGAAGAGAAGTATGAACAGATGGTTAAAAACTTGTCTTCTCTAACTGCAGTAAGAAACCAAGCCAGACTAAAAGATGGTCTGAAAGAGGCTTTCAAGAAAAGTATGGAACCAGTGGTTGATCTTGTGAACAAACGTTTCTCACAAATGAGCTTGAAAGGAAACCCTGTTAAAACTTTGAAAGGGGTATCAGATGAAGAGATCACATCCATCTTAGATATCACTGGTGTTGGCTTTGGAGCAGATAGTCCAGTAGCCACAGCTGACACAAAAAGCGCTGAATTGAAGAAAAGCAAGCATCTGCAG GATTTCTTTGAGAGGCATGCAGAATCCAGCCACTACTGCTTCCAGTTAAAGAAGTGTTCATCCGATGAATGTGGCTACTGCTCCGTTAACCCAGTCCGAGATCAGGATGTTTTTGACCGCCTCAGGTTCCTCCCTGAACCAAAGCCTGACAAAAATGGTGAACACTACCTACCATTCAGTGAG TTGTTTGGGAAAGCCCTGACCCGTGACAAGTACAGACCCTCAACCAGACCATGTGGAACCTATGATGAGGAATTACAAAACCATGATAAAGAGAATCGAGAAATTTTGAgg AATGAGAAGCTTCGAGATGCTGTCCTTTGCGGAGAATGTAGCAGGCCAAGATGTGTCTTCAGTCCAAACAAGCTTGACCGACAACAG GAGGAATTCTTGCGGAACATTAAGGCATGCCATTCGTATATCTGTGGAGATCAGTTGGAAGATGCACCTGACCTGTATGTTCGGAGATGCGTGACCTGCAGCTCTGAGGTGGAAACAGCTTATTTCTCAGCCAAGTGTCGGCATTACCTACCACCAGTGTGCATCCACTGTGGATCTCCTGACTGTCTGTTAGATGACAACGATGCATATATTGCAgatttgtatacaaaatattcCATTGTCAGGCCAATTTGTGTGTCTTGTCGACATTCTGGAAAAGAGGCAAAAACATGGGGCGCcaagaagtttttaaaaaaacaaaaagtcAAATGA